The following proteins are co-located in the Camelina sativa cultivar DH55 chromosome 12, Cs, whole genome shotgun sequence genome:
- the LOC104731580 gene encoding chitinase-3-like protein 2 codes for MSSDENQGTPASVVKAAYWYPDGETPEAITSAETIPSALFTHLFCAFADIATDGYRVYIPPKHEYMFSTFTDTVKIKNDQVKTLLSIGGRNGNNSTLASLASKQLLRTMFINSWIWIARSNGFHGLDLSWEYPNSDAEMNDFGDLIREMRDAVDAEYSLTNRPILLLTAAVYYSPVYKKFTYPVEVMKDSLDWVNIIAYDFCGPSITTPGLPACLYNPWDKDPCGDSGLKQWIKAGLPEKKAVFGFSYLGLSWSWNAEDDKDHGNDAAAITRGGVALSPNGSISYSKIKEFIKDYGPTTEHDKVVVEDYCFSKEILIRYDDTQSVVTKVGYAKQNGLLGYFAWNVGADDNTLLSTAASQAWDA; via the exons ATGTCTTCTGATGAGAATCAGGGAACCCCAGCCTCCGTGGTAAAAGCTGCGTACTGGTATCCAGATGGAGAGACCCCTGAGGCCATAACTTCGGCCGAAACCATTCCCTCAGCTCTCTTCACTCACCTTTTCTGCGCCTTCGCCGATATCGCGACTGACGGCTACAGAGTTTATATCCCCCCAAAGCACGAATACATGTTTTCCACTTTCACTGACACCGTCAAGATTAAAAACGACCAGGTGAAGACCCTCTTGTCGATCGGCGGAAGAAATGGAAACAATTCTACGCTTGCGTCCTTGGCAAGTAAACAGCTGCTTCGCACAATGTTCATTAATTCTTGGATATGGATCGCTAGATCTAACGGATTCCATGGTCTCGATTTATCATGGGAGTACCCAAACAGTGATGCTGAGATGAACGACTTTGGGGACCTAATTAGAGAAATGCGAGATGCGGTTGACGCCGAGTACTCGCTCACCAACCGACCGATTTTGCTGTTGACGGCTGCCGTTTACTACTCCCCGGTCTACAAGAAGTTTACCTACCCAGTTGAAGTGATGAAAGATAGCTTGGATTGGGTAAATATCATAGCTTATGATTTTTGCGGTCCGTCCATTACTACCCCTGGTCTGCCCGCTTGTCTGTATAATCCTTGGGATAAAG ATCCATGCGGAGACTCTGGTTTGAAACAGTGGATTAAGGCCGGACTTCCAGAGAAGAAAGCAGTCTTTGGATTCTCATACCTTGGCTTGTCCTGGTCCTGGAATGCCGAAGACGACAAGGATCACGGTAATGATGCTGCAGCCATCACCCGAGGGGGAGTAGCATTGTCACCTAACGGTTCTATCAGCTATAGTAAGATAAAGGAGTTCATAAAGGATTACGGACCTACAACGGAACATGACAAGGTAGTGGTCGAAGATTACTGTTTCTCCAAGGAGATTTTGATTAGATACGACGATACTCAGAGCGTCGTGACGAAAGTGGGATACGCTAAGCAGAACGGTCTGCTTGGTTACTTTGCCTGGAACGTTGGAGCTGACGATAACACTCTTCTATCCACCGCAG CATCGCAAGCATGGGATGCTTAA
- the LOC104731582 gene encoding bifunctional aspartokinase/homoserine dehydrogenase 2, chloroplastic isoform X2: MATLKPSFTVSPPNTNPIRFGCFPPQCLVRVPKPPCLRRRLVLPRLRQTIGGGGGGGMIRCELPDFHLSATATTGVSTEKSVDEFQIPKGEMWSVHKFGGTCVGNSQRIRNVAEVIINDNSERKLVVVSAMSKVTDMMYDLIRKAQSRDDSYLSALEAVLEKHRLTARDLLDGDDLASFLSHLHNDISNLKAMLRAIYIAGHASESFSDFVAGHGELWSAQMLSYVVRKTGLECKWMDTRDVLIVNPTSSNQVDPDFGESEKRLDKWFSSNPSKIIIATGFIASTPQNIPTTLKRDGSDFSAAIMGALLRARQVTIWTDVDGVYSADPRKVNEAVILQTLSYQEAWEMSYFGANVLHPRTIIPVMRYNIPIVIRNIFNLSAPGTIICQPPEDDYDLKLTTPVKGFATIDNLALINVEGTGMAGVPGTASDIFGCVKDVGANVIMISQASSEHSVCFAVPEKEVKAVSEALRSRFSEALQAGRLSQIEVIPNCSILAAVGQKMASTPGVSCTLFSALAKANINVRAISQGCSEYNVTVVIKREDSVKALRAVHSRFFLSRTTLAVGIIGPGLIGATLLDQLRDQAAVLKQEFNIDLRVLGITGSKTMLLSDIGIDLSRWRELLNEKGTEANMDKFTQQVHGNHFIPNSVLVDCTADSIIASRYYDWLRKGIHVITPNKKANSGPLDQYLKLRDLQRKSYTHYFYEATVGAGLPIISTLRGLLETGDKILRIEGIFSGTLSYLFNNFVGDQSFSEVVAEAKNAGFTEPDPRDDLSGTDVARKVIILARESGLKLDLADLPIRSLVPEPLKGCASAEEFMEKLPLYDGDLAKERLDAENSGEVLRYVGVVDAINQKGTVELRRYKKEHPFAQLAGSDNIIAFTTTRYKDHPLIVRGPGAGAQVTAGGVFSDILRLASYLGAPS; encoded by the exons ATGGCGACTCTGAAGCCGTCGTTTACTGTTTCTCCGCCGAATACTAATCCGATTAGATTTGGATGTTTTCCGCCGCAATGCCTTGTCCGTGTCCCGAAACCTCCTTGTCTCCGGCGGCGTCTTGTATTACCCAGGCTTCGGCAGACTAttggcggcggcggcggcggcggtaTGATTCGATGTGAACTTCCGGATTTTCATCTATCAGCTACAGCTACTACtg GTGTATCGACTGAGAAATCAGTGGATGAATTTCAGATTCCTAAGGGTGAAATGTGGAGTGTTCATAAGTTTGGTGGGACTTGTGTTGGGAACTCTCAGAGGATTAGGAATGTAGCTGAGGTTATAATCAATGATAATTCTGAAAGGAAACTTGTGGTTGTCTCTGCAATGTCCAAGGTGACAGATATGATGTATGACTTAATCCGCAAGGCACAATCACGAGATGATTCTTATTTATCCGCCTTGGAAGCTGTCCTGGAAAAGCATCGGTTGACGGCTCGTGACCTTCTCGATGGGGATGATCTCGCTAGTTTCTTGTCACATTTGCATAATGATATTAGTAATCTTAAAGCGATGCTTCGTGCCATTTACATAG CTGGCCATGCATCAGAGTCGTTTTCAGATTTTGTTGCGGGACATGGGGAACTTTGGTCTGCTCAGATGCTATCATATGTTGTCAGAAAG ACTGGGCTTGAGTGCAAGTGGATGGATACTAGAGATGTGCTCATTGTTAATCCCACCAGCTCTAATCAGGTCGATCCTGATTTTGGTGAATCTGAGAAGAGACTCGATAAGTGGTTCTCCTCAAATCCATCGAAAATTATTATTGCAACTGGGTTCATTGCTAGCACTCCACAAAATATTCCAACAACTTTGAAAAGAGATGGGAGTGATTTCTCTGCAGCTATCATGGGTGCTCTATTGAGGGCTCGTCAAGTAACAATCTGGACAGATGTTGATGGTGTATACAGTGCGGACCCTCGTAAAG TTAATGAGGCAGTAATACTCCAGACACTTTCTTATCAAGAGGCCTGGGAAATG TCTTATTTTGGGGCAAATGTTTTACATCCTCGCACCATCATTCCTGTGATGCGATATAATATTCCGATTGTGATCAGAAATATTTTCAATCTATCTGCACCGGGAACAATAATCTGTCAACCTCCGGAAGATGATTATGACCTTAAACTGACTACTCCTGTCAAAGGATTTGCAACTATTGACAATTTGGCTCTCATAAATGTTGAAGG TACTGGAATGGCTGGGGTACCCGGTACTGCTAGTGACATTTTTGGCTGTGTAAAAGATGTTGGAGCTAATGTGATTATGATATCACAG GCTAGCAGTGAGCATTCTGTGTGCTTTGCAGTGCCTGAGAAGGAAGTAAAAGCTGTTTCTGAGGCACTGCGGTCGAGATTTAGTGAAGCTTTACAAGCTGGACGTCTTTCTCAg ATTGAGGTTATACCAAACTGTAGCATCTTAGCGGCAGTTGGCCAGAAAATGGCTAGTACACCTGGAGTTAGTTGTACACTTTTCAGTGCTTTGGCGAAG GCTAATATTAATGTCCGAGCTATATCTCAAGGCTGTTCTGAGTACAATGTTACTGTCGTTATTAAACGTGAAGATAGCGTTAAGGCATTAAGAGCTGTCCACTCGAGGTTTTTCTTGTCAAGAACGACATTAGCAGTGGGAATCATTGGACCGGGTCTGATAGGTGCTACATTACTTGACCAGCTGAGGGACCAG GCTGCTGTTCTCAAACAAGAATTCAACATTGATCTGCGTGTTTTGGGAATCACTGGTTCAAAGACTATGCTATTAAGTGACAT TGGTATTGATTTGTCGAGATGGAGAGAACTTCTAAACGAGAAGGGAACAGAGGCCAATATGGATAAATTCACTCAGCAAGTGCATGGAAATCATTTTATCCCCAACTCTGTATTGGTTGATTGTACAGCAGACTCTATTATTGCGAGCCGTTATTATGATTGGTTACGGAAGGGAATCCACGTCATTACCCCCAATAAAAAGGCTAACTCGGGTCCCCTTGATCAG TACTTGAAACTGAGAGATCTTCAAAGGAAATCCTATACACATTACTTCTATGaagccactgttggagctggTCTTCCAATTATCAGCACTTTACGTGGTCTCCTTGAGACAGGAGACAAGATACTACGCATAGAGGGTATTTTTAG TGGAACTTTGAGTTACCTATTCAACAACTTTGTTGGAGACCAAAGTTTCAGCGAGGTTGTCGCTGAAGCAAAGAACGCAGGTTTCACTGAGCCTGATCCAAGAGATGACTTATCTGGAACCGATGTTGCAAGGAAG GTGATTATCCTCGCTCGAGAATCTGGACTGAAATTGGACCTCGCGGATCTTCCTATTAGAAGCCTCGTCCCTGAACCGCTAAAA GGATGCGCTTCTGCTGAAGAATTCATGGAGAAACTTCCACTGTATGACGGGGACCTAGCAAAAGAAAGGCTAGATGCTGAGAACTCCGGGGAG GTCCTGAGATATGTTGGTGTGGTGGACGCAATTAACCAAAAGGGAACAGTTGAACTTCGGAGATACAAGAAAGAACATCCATTCGCGCAGCTGGCGGGTTCAGACAACATAATAGCATTCACAACAACAAGGTACAAGGACCATCCACTTATTGTCCGAGGACCTGGAGCTGGTGCTCAAGTCACGGCCGGTGGTGTATTCAGCGACATACTAAGGCTCGCATCTTATCTCGGTGCACCGTCCTAA
- the LOC104731582 gene encoding bifunctional aspartokinase/homoserine dehydrogenase 2, chloroplastic isoform X1 — translation MATLKPSFTVSPPNTNPIRFGCFPPQCLVRVPKPPCLRRRLVLPRLRQTIGGGGGGGMIRCELPDFHLSATATTVSGVSTEKSVDEFQIPKGEMWSVHKFGGTCVGNSQRIRNVAEVIINDNSERKLVVVSAMSKVTDMMYDLIRKAQSRDDSYLSALEAVLEKHRLTARDLLDGDDLASFLSHLHNDISNLKAMLRAIYIAGHASESFSDFVAGHGELWSAQMLSYVVRKTGLECKWMDTRDVLIVNPTSSNQVDPDFGESEKRLDKWFSSNPSKIIIATGFIASTPQNIPTTLKRDGSDFSAAIMGALLRARQVTIWTDVDGVYSADPRKVNEAVILQTLSYQEAWEMSYFGANVLHPRTIIPVMRYNIPIVIRNIFNLSAPGTIICQPPEDDYDLKLTTPVKGFATIDNLALINVEGTGMAGVPGTASDIFGCVKDVGANVIMISQASSEHSVCFAVPEKEVKAVSEALRSRFSEALQAGRLSQIEVIPNCSILAAVGQKMASTPGVSCTLFSALAKANINVRAISQGCSEYNVTVVIKREDSVKALRAVHSRFFLSRTTLAVGIIGPGLIGATLLDQLRDQAAVLKQEFNIDLRVLGITGSKTMLLSDIGIDLSRWRELLNEKGTEANMDKFTQQVHGNHFIPNSVLVDCTADSIIASRYYDWLRKGIHVITPNKKANSGPLDQYLKLRDLQRKSYTHYFYEATVGAGLPIISTLRGLLETGDKILRIEGIFSGTLSYLFNNFVGDQSFSEVVAEAKNAGFTEPDPRDDLSGTDVARKVIILARESGLKLDLADLPIRSLVPEPLKGCASAEEFMEKLPLYDGDLAKERLDAENSGEVLRYVGVVDAINQKGTVELRRYKKEHPFAQLAGSDNIIAFTTTRYKDHPLIVRGPGAGAQVTAGGVFSDILRLASYLGAPS, via the exons ATGGCGACTCTGAAGCCGTCGTTTACTGTTTCTCCGCCGAATACTAATCCGATTAGATTTGGATGTTTTCCGCCGCAATGCCTTGTCCGTGTCCCGAAACCTCCTTGTCTCCGGCGGCGTCTTGTATTACCCAGGCTTCGGCAGACTAttggcggcggcggcggcggcggtaTGATTCGATGTGAACTTCCGGATTTTCATCTATCAGCTACAGCTACTACtg TTTCAGGTGTATCGACTGAGAAATCAGTGGATGAATTTCAGATTCCTAAGGGTGAAATGTGGAGTGTTCATAAGTTTGGTGGGACTTGTGTTGGGAACTCTCAGAGGATTAGGAATGTAGCTGAGGTTATAATCAATGATAATTCTGAAAGGAAACTTGTGGTTGTCTCTGCAATGTCCAAGGTGACAGATATGATGTATGACTTAATCCGCAAGGCACAATCACGAGATGATTCTTATTTATCCGCCTTGGAAGCTGTCCTGGAAAAGCATCGGTTGACGGCTCGTGACCTTCTCGATGGGGATGATCTCGCTAGTTTCTTGTCACATTTGCATAATGATATTAGTAATCTTAAAGCGATGCTTCGTGCCATTTACATAG CTGGCCATGCATCAGAGTCGTTTTCAGATTTTGTTGCGGGACATGGGGAACTTTGGTCTGCTCAGATGCTATCATATGTTGTCAGAAAG ACTGGGCTTGAGTGCAAGTGGATGGATACTAGAGATGTGCTCATTGTTAATCCCACCAGCTCTAATCAGGTCGATCCTGATTTTGGTGAATCTGAGAAGAGACTCGATAAGTGGTTCTCCTCAAATCCATCGAAAATTATTATTGCAACTGGGTTCATTGCTAGCACTCCACAAAATATTCCAACAACTTTGAAAAGAGATGGGAGTGATTTCTCTGCAGCTATCATGGGTGCTCTATTGAGGGCTCGTCAAGTAACAATCTGGACAGATGTTGATGGTGTATACAGTGCGGACCCTCGTAAAG TTAATGAGGCAGTAATACTCCAGACACTTTCTTATCAAGAGGCCTGGGAAATG TCTTATTTTGGGGCAAATGTTTTACATCCTCGCACCATCATTCCTGTGATGCGATATAATATTCCGATTGTGATCAGAAATATTTTCAATCTATCTGCACCGGGAACAATAATCTGTCAACCTCCGGAAGATGATTATGACCTTAAACTGACTACTCCTGTCAAAGGATTTGCAACTATTGACAATTTGGCTCTCATAAATGTTGAAGG TACTGGAATGGCTGGGGTACCCGGTACTGCTAGTGACATTTTTGGCTGTGTAAAAGATGTTGGAGCTAATGTGATTATGATATCACAG GCTAGCAGTGAGCATTCTGTGTGCTTTGCAGTGCCTGAGAAGGAAGTAAAAGCTGTTTCTGAGGCACTGCGGTCGAGATTTAGTGAAGCTTTACAAGCTGGACGTCTTTCTCAg ATTGAGGTTATACCAAACTGTAGCATCTTAGCGGCAGTTGGCCAGAAAATGGCTAGTACACCTGGAGTTAGTTGTACACTTTTCAGTGCTTTGGCGAAG GCTAATATTAATGTCCGAGCTATATCTCAAGGCTGTTCTGAGTACAATGTTACTGTCGTTATTAAACGTGAAGATAGCGTTAAGGCATTAAGAGCTGTCCACTCGAGGTTTTTCTTGTCAAGAACGACATTAGCAGTGGGAATCATTGGACCGGGTCTGATAGGTGCTACATTACTTGACCAGCTGAGGGACCAG GCTGCTGTTCTCAAACAAGAATTCAACATTGATCTGCGTGTTTTGGGAATCACTGGTTCAAAGACTATGCTATTAAGTGACAT TGGTATTGATTTGTCGAGATGGAGAGAACTTCTAAACGAGAAGGGAACAGAGGCCAATATGGATAAATTCACTCAGCAAGTGCATGGAAATCATTTTATCCCCAACTCTGTATTGGTTGATTGTACAGCAGACTCTATTATTGCGAGCCGTTATTATGATTGGTTACGGAAGGGAATCCACGTCATTACCCCCAATAAAAAGGCTAACTCGGGTCCCCTTGATCAG TACTTGAAACTGAGAGATCTTCAAAGGAAATCCTATACACATTACTTCTATGaagccactgttggagctggTCTTCCAATTATCAGCACTTTACGTGGTCTCCTTGAGACAGGAGACAAGATACTACGCATAGAGGGTATTTTTAG TGGAACTTTGAGTTACCTATTCAACAACTTTGTTGGAGACCAAAGTTTCAGCGAGGTTGTCGCTGAAGCAAAGAACGCAGGTTTCACTGAGCCTGATCCAAGAGATGACTTATCTGGAACCGATGTTGCAAGGAAG GTGATTATCCTCGCTCGAGAATCTGGACTGAAATTGGACCTCGCGGATCTTCCTATTAGAAGCCTCGTCCCTGAACCGCTAAAA GGATGCGCTTCTGCTGAAGAATTCATGGAGAAACTTCCACTGTATGACGGGGACCTAGCAAAAGAAAGGCTAGATGCTGAGAACTCCGGGGAG GTCCTGAGATATGTTGGTGTGGTGGACGCAATTAACCAAAAGGGAACAGTTGAACTTCGGAGATACAAGAAAGAACATCCATTCGCGCAGCTGGCGGGTTCAGACAACATAATAGCATTCACAACAACAAGGTACAAGGACCATCCACTTATTGTCCGAGGACCTGGAGCTGGTGCTCAAGTCACGGCCGGTGGTGTATTCAGCGACATACTAAGGCTCGCATCTTATCTCGGTGCACCGTCCTAA